In a genomic window of Hyphomonas sp.:
- a CDS encoding AMP-binding protein, producing MLTTSKPASPAFRKVPFPKVDLDVERRDDGSLLVSTRAELELIAPNVPAGLMQAAATWPDRVAMAERDANGVWLRKSYAEFVRDVRGCAQWLLDAGATTDTPLMIVSGNSIAHATMRFAALFAGIPIAPVSENYALLGASNDYARLRHAAGIVRPGFVFAEGSVHLEAARVCLPDARIVSRKASDSEGVAAAFEDICTTPVTDAVDAAIDTIRPETHAAYMLTSGSTGMPKAVIQTHEMMMVCVSQSWWAMKDTGTWDRTILEWLPWSHVSGLYVSIAAALVGGSYHVDEGRPMPGRFEATLRNIRDLELTTFTSVPVGYAMLVEAMEQDEALRDHFFANMQVLVFGGAGLPQPIHDRLQALAIAATGNRILISSGYGATETTSGCMFIYFETDRVGIGLPLSGVTLKLVPMGDRYELRMKGPCVMQGYLRQPDAAAKSFDEKGFYSIGDAAELADPDDLTKGLLFGGRLSEDFKLSTGTWVTGGSLRANFVRDLAPYVADALVCGEGYDRIGILAWPSAEGLKASPEDLAAAISRHNASAKGSSEKVCRFAFLTDPPDMAAGEVSDKGSINQSLAIRRRKETVEWLYSDPVPEGVLSF from the coding sequence ATGTTGACCACGAGTAAACCAGCCAGTCCGGCCTTTCGAAAAGTGCCTTTCCCCAAGGTCGACCTGGATGTGGAGCGGCGCGACGATGGCAGCCTGCTCGTGTCCACGCGGGCCGAACTGGAACTGATCGCTCCGAATGTTCCGGCGGGCCTGATGCAGGCGGCGGCGACATGGCCGGACCGGGTCGCCATGGCCGAACGCGATGCAAACGGAGTGTGGCTCCGGAAATCCTATGCCGAGTTTGTCCGCGATGTGCGGGGCTGCGCACAATGGCTTCTGGATGCAGGCGCGACAACGGACACACCGCTGATGATCGTGTCTGGAAACTCCATCGCGCACGCCACGATGCGATTCGCTGCCCTATTCGCGGGGATCCCGATTGCGCCGGTCAGTGAAAATTATGCGCTCTTGGGGGCGAGCAATGATTATGCGCGCTTGCGGCACGCTGCCGGAATCGTGCGCCCCGGTTTCGTGTTCGCCGAAGGGAGTGTGCATTTGGAGGCGGCGCGGGTCTGCTTGCCGGACGCCAGGATCGTTTCCCGCAAGGCATCGGACAGCGAAGGTGTGGCTGCCGCCTTCGAAGACATCTGCACCACGCCGGTGACAGATGCGGTCGATGCCGCAATCGACACCATTCGGCCTGAGACCCATGCGGCCTACATGCTGACATCCGGGTCGACCGGCATGCCAAAGGCCGTGATCCAGACCCATGAGATGATGATGGTCTGTGTCTCACAAAGCTGGTGGGCCATGAAGGACACCGGGACGTGGGACAGGACGATCCTTGAATGGCTGCCCTGGAGCCATGTATCCGGACTGTACGTCTCAATCGCCGCGGCTTTGGTAGGGGGATCCTATCATGTGGACGAAGGGCGCCCCATGCCGGGGCGTTTCGAAGCGACACTGCGGAACATCCGAGATCTGGAACTGACCACATTTACCAGCGTTCCCGTCGGCTATGCCATGCTGGTGGAGGCGATGGAGCAGGACGAAGCCCTGCGGGATCATTTCTTTGCGAACATGCAGGTGCTGGTCTTCGGCGGCGCGGGGCTGCCACAGCCGATTCATGACCGGTTGCAGGCGCTGGCCATCGCGGCAACCGGGAATCGAATTTTGATTTCTTCAGGATACGGCGCAACAGAGACCACTTCCGGCTGCATGTTCATCTATTTTGAAACCGACCGGGTGGGCATAGGGTTGCCGCTCTCGGGCGTGACCCTGAAGCTCGTGCCGATGGGTGACCGGTACGAGTTGCGCATGAAGGGGCCTTGTGTGATGCAGGGATATCTGCGCCAGCCGGATGCCGCAGCCAAGTCATTCGATGAGAAAGGATTTTACAGCATCGGAGACGCTGCCGAACTTGCGGATCCGGATGATCTGACAAAGGGCCTGCTGTTTGGTGGCCGCCTGTCCGAGGACTTCAAGCTGAGCACCGGCACCTGGGTGACGGGTGGTTCGCTGCGCGCAAACTTCGTCAGGGATCTGGCTCCCTACGTGGCCGACGCGCTTGTTTGCGGCGAGGGATATGACCGGATCGGCATTCTTGCCTGGCCAAGTGCGGAAGGCCTGAAGGCGTCACCGGAAGACCTCGCTGCCGCCATCAGCCGCCACAATGCCTCGGCCAAGGGATCCAGCGAGAAAGTCTGCCGCTTTGCTTTCCTGACGGATCCGCCGGACATGGCTGCGGGGGAGGTGTCGGACAAGGGATCGATCAATCAGTCGCTTGCCATTCGGCGGCGCAAGGAAACTGTGGAGTGGCTCTATTCGGACCCTGTGCCGGAAGGCGTGCTCAGCTTCTGA
- a CDS encoding SDR family oxidoreductase, with amino-acid sequence MKVEGCTALVTGGNRGIGQGFVEELVDAGARKVYVGSRNPDDIPDTYADYGDKIEVLQLDISNPDQVAAAAAKAQDVTLLVNNAGVFNMTTLMTAPTMDDMRSEMEVNFFGTMSMCRAFAPIIEQNGGGAIVNVLSAGGIVAVPNMGGYSPSKFAMRAASDCMRAELRHRNIHVAALIVGSVKTRMAAHIKNMKQALPRDIGKAGIFAVENNINEHDTDPHAVSVRAFLARDPHGLAESMAQRVAQ; translated from the coding sequence ATGAAGGTTGAAGGCTGCACGGCCCTGGTCACCGGCGGAAATCGCGGCATCGGGCAAGGCTTTGTCGAAGAGCTTGTCGATGCCGGCGCCCGCAAGGTCTATGTCGGATCACGCAATCCCGACGATATTCCGGACACCTATGCCGACTATGGTGACAAGATCGAAGTGCTTCAGCTGGACATCAGCAATCCGGACCAGGTGGCCGCTGCAGCTGCGAAGGCTCAGGACGTTACCCTGCTGGTGAACAATGCCGGCGTGTTCAACATGACTACGCTGATGACGGCACCAACCATGGACGACATGCGATCCGAAATGGAGGTGAACTTCTTCGGCACAATGTCGATGTGCCGGGCGTTCGCGCCAATCATCGAGCAGAATGGCGGGGGCGCGATCGTGAACGTTCTCTCTGCCGGCGGCATTGTCGCGGTTCCGAACATGGGCGGATACAGTCCGTCAAAGTTTGCGATGCGGGCGGCGTCCGACTGCATGCGCGCAGAGCTCCGCCATCGGAATATTCATGTGGCAGCCCTGATCGTGGGATCGGTCAAGACACGCATGGCCGCTCACATCAAGAACATGAAGCAGGCCCTGCCCCGCGATATCGGCAAGGCAGGCATCTTCGCCGTGGAAAACAACATCAACGAACATGATACCGATCCGCACGCCGTATCGGTTCGCGCCTTCCTGGCCCGGGACCCTCATGGCCTGGCCGAATCCATGGCGCAGCGCGTCGCCCAATAG
- a CDS encoding carotenoid oxygenase family protein, translating to MTILYKNEIDFRIPPNEHPYLNGAWTPCREEVDAVDMEVIGEIPKDISGIYVRNTENPVHEAIGIYHPFDGDGMVHAMSFHNGQAKYSNRFVRTKGLQAETEAGHALWAGIAANPAKSEREGWGARGRMKDASSTDVVVHGGNILSTFYMCGEGYILDPETLDTTGTAHWVPKEGISAHPKVDLATGDLLFFNYGKEAPYMHYGVVGADQTLKHYIPIELPGARLPHDMAFTKNYSILVDLPLFWEPNLLKQGIHANQYYPDMPTRFAIVPRFGNPSEIRWFEAAPTYVLHWMNAWEEGNEIVLDGYFQDDPDPAPLDVPGLDKKFGKILANIDEHSFKPKLHRWRFNLDTGKTTEERLDDRILEFGSFNQHYAGIKSRYLYSTTTKPGWFLFNGLVKHDMETGDSDSYMLEDGRYASESPFVPRINAKSEDDGYLVSFIIDTVNDRSECILVDAQKVSAGPVCRIILPHRISSGTHATWANRDELVTV from the coding sequence ATGACAATTCTTTACAAGAACGAGATCGATTTCAGAATTCCGCCGAACGAGCATCCCTATCTCAATGGCGCCTGGACCCCGTGCCGCGAGGAAGTGGACGCAGTTGACATGGAAGTCATCGGAGAGATTCCGAAGGATATTTCCGGCATCTATGTCCGCAATACCGAAAACCCTGTCCATGAAGCCATCGGGATCTACCATCCTTTCGACGGGGACGGCATGGTTCACGCCATGTCCTTCCACAATGGGCAGGCGAAATACTCCAACCGGTTCGTTCGGACCAAAGGCCTGCAGGCAGAGACCGAGGCCGGGCATGCCCTTTGGGCCGGTATCGCTGCCAACCCTGCAAAATCCGAACGCGAAGGCTGGGGCGCCCGAGGCCGCATGAAGGATGCCTCCTCGACGGATGTCGTGGTTCATGGCGGCAACATCCTGTCCACCTTCTACATGTGTGGTGAAGGATACATCCTCGACCCGGAAACACTGGACACCACCGGCACCGCTCACTGGGTGCCGAAGGAAGGCATATCGGCTCACCCGAAAGTCGACCTTGCCACCGGAGACCTGCTCTTCTTCAATTATGGCAAGGAAGCACCGTACATGCATTATGGCGTGGTCGGAGCAGACCAGACGCTAAAGCACTACATTCCCATCGAACTGCCGGGCGCGCGCCTGCCGCACGACATGGCCTTCACGAAGAATTACTCGATCCTGGTCGACCTGCCGCTGTTCTGGGAGCCGAACCTGCTGAAGCAGGGCATTCACGCCAACCAGTATTATCCGGACATGCCGACCCGGTTCGCGATTGTGCCACGTTTCGGCAATCCGAGCGAAATCCGGTGGTTTGAAGCCGCGCCGACCTATGTGCTGCACTGGATGAACGCCTGGGAAGAAGGCAATGAGATCGTCCTCGACGGCTATTTCCAGGATGACCCTGACCCGGCCCCGCTCGATGTGCCCGGCCTGGACAAGAAATTCGGCAAGATCCTCGCCAATATCGACGAGCATTCGTTCAAGCCGAAACTGCACCGCTGGCGGTTCAATCTCGACACCGGGAAGACAACGGAGGAACGCCTCGACGACCGGATCCTGGAATTCGGCTCCTTCAACCAGCACTATGCCGGCATCAAGTCACGCTATCTCTATTCGACGACCACAAAACCTGGCTGGTTCCTGTTCAATGGCCTCGTCAAGCACGACATGGAGACCGGAGATTCCGATTCCTACATGCTGGAAGATGGCCGCTATGCCAGCGAGTCGCCCTTTGTCCCGCGCATCAATGCAAAATCCGAGGATGACGGGTATCTCGTCTCCTTCATCATCGACACCGTGAATGACCGGTCGGAATGCATTCTCGTAGATGCGCAGAAGGTTTCAGCCGGCCCGGTCTGCCGCATCATCCTGCCGCACCGCATCTCGAGCGGAACGCATGCGACCTGGGCAAACCGGGATGAACTGGTCACGGTATAA
- a CDS encoding acetyl-CoA acetyltransferase — translation MTAPVYILGGTQSDFSLNWTRDNKSLFDLFSDTVLSALDKTGLEPKDVEVGHVGNFVAELFTGQGMLGGYFGHVHPDFSGMPASRHEGACASGSLAILAAMADIQSGRYDLACVAGIELMRNVHGDQAAKNLGAAAWVGREAQGRKYLWPAMFSDLCDEYERRYGLNYDHLMGISKINFENGRRNPNSQARNWKFTDKSFTADDDANPVIDGWMRRQDCGQVTDGAAVIFLASEARARQYARERDIDIEQLAVIRGWGHTTAPLMMDTKLEESRDQDYVLPWTRKAITDAYARAGISGVEEVDAIETHDCFSITEYMAIEHFGITAPGEAWKAIEDGRIAMDGSIPVNPSGGLIGLGHPVGATGVRMMLDSYRQVTDQAGDTQVEGARTMATFNVGGSGTTNCSFVIGTAE, via the coding sequence ATGACGGCACCAGTCTACATTCTCGGCGGAACGCAGAGCGATTTCTCTCTGAACTGGACCCGCGACAACAAGAGCCTGTTCGACCTGTTCTCCGACACCGTTCTGAGCGCGCTGGACAAGACAGGCCTCGAGCCAAAGGATGTCGAAGTCGGCCATGTCGGCAATTTCGTCGCCGAGCTTTTCACGGGGCAAGGCATGCTGGGCGGCTATTTCGGCCATGTCCATCCGGACTTTTCGGGCATGCCGGCCTCCCGTCATGAAGGCGCCTGCGCCTCTGGCTCGCTCGCCATTCTGGCAGCGATGGCAGATATCCAGAGCGGGCGCTACGACCTTGCCTGCGTTGCCGGTATTGAGCTGATGCGGAACGTGCATGGTGATCAGGCCGCCAAGAATCTGGGCGCGGCAGCCTGGGTTGGGCGCGAGGCACAGGGCCGGAAATATCTCTGGCCCGCCATGTTCTCCGATCTCTGCGATGAATATGAGCGCCGCTACGGCCTGAACTATGATCACCTGATGGGCATTTCGAAAATCAATTTCGAGAATGGCCGTCGCAACCCGAACTCGCAGGCCCGGAACTGGAAGTTCACGGACAAGAGTTTCACGGCAGATGACGACGCCAATCCCGTGATCGATGGCTGGATGCGCCGCCAGGATTGCGGACAGGTCACCGATGGCGCCGCCGTCATATTCCTCGCTTCGGAAGCGCGCGCCCGGCAGTACGCCAGGGAACGCGACATCGATATCGAGCAGCTTGCTGTCATCCGTGGCTGGGGGCACACGACCGCGCCGCTGATGATGGACACCAAGCTGGAAGAAAGCCGCGACCAGGACTATGTGCTGCCCTGGACGCGCAAGGCCATTACGGACGCCTATGCCCGCGCCGGCATATCCGGCGTGGAGGAGGTCGATGCGATCGAAACGCATGATTGTTTCTCGATCACGGAATACATGGCCATCGAGCATTTCGGGATCACGGCCCCGGGCGAAGCCTGGAAAGCCATCGAGGATGGTCGCATCGCCATGGACGGCTCCATTCCGGTCAATCCGTCGGGCGGCCTGATCGGTCTTGGTCACCCGGTCGGGGCGACCGGCGTCCGCATGATGCTGGATTCCTATCGTCAGGTGACGGATCAGGCAGGCGACACCCAGGTCGAAGGCGCACGTACCATGGCGACCTTCAATGTCGGCGGATCCGGCACGACCAATTGCTCCTTCGTGATCGGAACGGCCGAATAG
- a CDS encoding nitronate monooxygenase family protein has translation MVRPASEALAGIKDRLAIPAISAPMFLVSGPELVKATCRNGVIGAFPFPNARTIATLDAWLDDLGRTLGADSQAVPYAVNLTTHRSYDRLADEIDLIRNHKPKIVITALGGPDPVLDVVQEYGGRVIADVNSLDHARKAAEKGVDGMALVSAGAGGHTGAMAGFAFVPAVREFFDGIVILAGSIGTGRAVRAAEVLGADLSYIGTSFIAAEESLATPEYRDMLVAATYNDLVLSNSLTGAYANYLRQSLDKMGVDYGGPAKAGSMDLSNSDSKIKAWRDVWSAGHGVGSVRRIEPAADIIARFKREYDAASNL, from the coding sequence ATGGTACGTCCCGCGTCAGAGGCTCTTGCCGGCATCAAGGACAGGCTCGCGATCCCCGCGATCTCCGCGCCCATGTTCCTGGTATCGGGTCCGGAACTGGTGAAAGCGACCTGCCGCAATGGCGTGATCGGGGCGTTCCCCTTCCCCAATGCGCGGACAATTGCGACACTGGATGCCTGGCTGGATGACCTCGGCCGCACACTGGGCGCCGACAGTCAGGCCGTGCCCTATGCGGTGAACCTCACCACCCATCGCTCCTATGACCGGCTGGCCGACGAGATCGACCTGATCCGGAACCACAAGCCGAAAATCGTGATCACGGCGCTGGGCGGACCCGATCCGGTGCTCGATGTGGTGCAGGAATATGGCGGGCGGGTGATCGCGGATGTGAACAGCCTCGACCATGCCCGCAAGGCGGCAGAGAAAGGCGTCGACGGCATGGCGCTCGTCTCGGCCGGGGCCGGCGGCCATACGGGCGCGATGGCCGGGTTCGCCTTCGTGCCGGCCGTACGGGAATTCTTTGACGGAATCGTGATCCTTGCCGGGTCCATCGGCACGGGCCGGGCCGTGCGCGCGGCAGAAGTGCTCGGCGCAGACCTCAGCTATATCGGCACCAGCTTCATCGCCGCAGAGGAAAGCCTCGCCACGCCGGAATACCGGGACATGCTCGTGGCAGCGACATACAATGATCTGGTGCTGAGCAATTCCCTGACGGGCGCCTATGCCAACTACCTGCGCCAGAGCCTGGACAAGATGGGCGTGGACTATGGCGGCCCGGCCAAGGCCGGATCCATGGACCTGTCAAATTCGGACAGCAAGATCAAGGCCTGGCGGGACGTATGGTCCGCCGGTCATGGTGTCGGCAGCGTGCGGCGGATCGAGCCCGCCGCCGACATCATTGCCCGTTTCAAGCGGGAGTATGACGCGGCCTCGAACCTGTAG
- a CDS encoding TonB-dependent receptor, with product MSDEEERGGRASLRARLSRRVCVTVFIGGIVASAPHAVAQDSLRTSQAISIESTSLSAAIVELSRETGVPIFAASRLTDGRDIEPFSGTYTVRDALQILLEGTGLTVRRDGNGHLVVTEPESVPDKSPGSVFVSRTDHNKSDRPRAEAQETAPWIVDKVQVTGIRGALGDALQSKRQADVISDVISSQDLGKFPDQNIAEGLQRVPGVTITRVAGEGQQVILRGLGPEYVSVTVNGVAAPSANTGREFDFDVFASELFSQATIIKTASADRVENGIAGSINLRTARPFDHDGFRLTGGVQSVWTPRANAQDPRTHFAISNTFGDTFGVLFAMSYSESSERSDGIRAIGWQSRNFDVNRDGTADYLNVAYPRIPVPISDTYERQRLGMSGSLQYRPSALTEVNLDMLYGEYDRERDRISLNAWPIGRDYNFVALTVDEGGAIATGEVRDVRTSSLARQTVNEQEFFQASLEGKHQVGQWTATALASFSRAVDDEVRDVEFTLANEGRILLDFTDPSIFPEMDYGFDLLDPDAYRFGRVVNTPAKIHNDGYSVHLDVSRPIAGPLWSAVSLGARFEDREHTSSGSLLATEAYRGRVDVASIARPLVSDFAVDLDAPAGFPDSWLVPDLELTLANLPGGLMQGQQDFGNTYAVREKTSAAYIRVDLDSDVFGIPFSGNAGVRAVHTEQESTGFQFLGTEGNTVQYSQNYSDVLPSANVEFQLTDELLLRLSAAKVLTRPDPDDVSPYWLVQPRERRIRLGNPELGPFTATQIDASLEWYFAKDALLFLAAFRKEADSFVAPLDTMATLADLDPAVPPQGAPGEMYSVTTFRNGLGVTVDGIELGYQQPFTFLPEPFDGLGVLANYTYLDSEGVLMQGGVERYLPLLQQSKHSYNIVGYYERDGVSLRAAYNWRDAFLIRPIDRGNDQVFRDEEAYLDLFASYDISDHVTLTFEALNVTDTDVYEYADIKDRFTYFEATGPRFFAGVTFRF from the coding sequence GTGTCAGACGAAGAAGAACGGGGTGGCCGTGCAAGCTTGCGCGCCCGGCTTTCAAGACGTGTTTGTGTAACCGTTTTCATCGGGGGGATTGTTGCCTCGGCACCGCACGCCGTTGCGCAAGATTCCCTGAGAACGTCACAGGCTATCTCGATCGAGAGCACGTCGTTGAGCGCGGCGATCGTCGAATTGTCACGAGAGACGGGCGTGCCGATTTTTGCGGCGTCACGCCTGACGGACGGTAGGGACATTGAGCCTTTCAGCGGCACATATACGGTGCGGGATGCCTTGCAGATCCTGCTCGAGGGCACAGGCCTCACTGTGCGTCGGGACGGAAATGGTCATCTGGTCGTTACCGAACCAGAAAGCGTACCCGACAAGTCGCCCGGCTCCGTCTTCGTCTCCCGAACAGACCACAATAAATCGGACCGCCCTCGAGCTGAAGCGCAGGAGACTGCACCATGGATCGTGGATAAGGTTCAGGTAACCGGTATCCGTGGAGCCTTGGGAGATGCCCTTCAAAGCAAGCGGCAAGCCGATGTCATTTCGGATGTCATCTCCTCTCAGGATTTGGGCAAGTTTCCGGATCAGAACATCGCGGAGGGATTGCAACGCGTTCCCGGGGTGACGATTACGCGAGTGGCCGGGGAAGGCCAGCAGGTCATCCTGAGGGGGCTGGGGCCAGAATATGTAAGCGTCACCGTAAACGGTGTTGCTGCCCCTTCAGCAAACACCGGACGGGAATTCGATTTCGACGTCTTCGCATCCGAGTTGTTCAGTCAGGCCACGATCATCAAAACCGCGTCTGCTGACCGGGTCGAGAATGGCATCGCGGGCTCGATAAATCTGAGAACGGCCCGCCCCTTTGACCATGACGGATTTCGCCTGACCGGCGGCGTTCAATCGGTCTGGACGCCGCGTGCCAATGCGCAGGACCCACGCACTCACTTTGCCATCAGCAACACGTTTGGCGACACCTTCGGCGTGTTGTTCGCCATGTCCTACTCCGAGAGCTCGGAACGGTCTGACGGCATCCGCGCGATTGGGTGGCAATCCAGAAATTTTGACGTTAACCGGGACGGAACGGCAGACTATCTGAACGTTGCTTATCCCCGCATACCCGTCCCAATCTCGGATACATATGAACGTCAGCGACTAGGCATGTCTGGCAGTCTTCAGTATCGGCCTTCTGCGCTGACCGAAGTGAATCTTGATATGCTCTATGGAGAGTATGACCGGGAAAGAGACAGAATTTCGTTGAATGCCTGGCCGATCGGGCGCGACTACAACTTCGTGGCACTGACGGTAGATGAGGGCGGTGCGATCGCAACAGGCGAAGTCCGGGACGTGCGCACTTCCAGCCTGGCGCGACAGACTGTGAACGAGCAGGAATTCTTCCAGGCTTCTCTCGAAGGCAAACACCAGGTCGGCCAGTGGACTGCGACGGCGCTGGCAAGCTTCTCCAGAGCGGTTGATGACGAAGTCCGTGATGTCGAATTCACGCTTGCGAACGAGGGACGGATCCTGCTGGATTTTACAGATCCATCCATCTTTCCAGAGATGGATTACGGGTTCGACCTGCTTGATCCGGATGCCTATCGATTCGGGAGAGTTGTCAACACACCTGCCAAGATTCACAATGACGGGTATTCCGTGCACTTGGACGTATCGCGACCGATTGCGGGTCCTTTGTGGTCTGCGGTAAGCTTGGGGGCGCGTTTCGAAGATCGTGAACATACATCGTCGGGGAGCTTGCTGGCGACGGAGGCCTATAGGGGCCGCGTGGACGTGGCATCGATCGCCAGACCGCTTGTCAGTGACTTCGCCGTTGATCTCGACGCGCCAGCAGGATTTCCCGACTCGTGGCTCGTACCGGACCTTGAACTCACCCTTGCCAATCTTCCGGGAGGGTTGATGCAGGGACAGCAGGACTTCGGGAACACTTATGCCGTCCGCGAAAAGACATCCGCGGCCTACATCCGCGTGGACCTGGATTCGGACGTGTTTGGCATTCCATTCAGTGGGAATGCTGGCGTGCGAGCCGTTCACACGGAACAGGAATCGACGGGGTTCCAGTTTCTGGGGACGGAAGGGAATACTGTGCAGTATTCGCAGAACTATTCGGATGTGCTGCCGTCGGCCAATGTCGAGTTTCAGTTAACGGATGAACTGCTCCTGCGGCTGTCAGCCGCGAAGGTGCTTACGCGTCCTGACCCGGATGATGTGTCGCCATATTGGCTGGTTCAGCCGAGAGAGCGGCGCATACGGCTGGGTAACCCGGAATTGGGGCCTTTCACCGCAACCCAGATCGACGCGTCGCTGGAATGGTATTTCGCAAAGGATGCGCTTTTGTTTCTGGCAGCGTTCCGCAAGGAAGCAGACTCGTTTGTCGCGCCCCTGGATACCATGGCTACGCTTGCAGACCTCGATCCGGCTGTGCCTCCGCAAGGTGCCCCCGGGGAGATGTACAGTGTGACCACATTCAGGAATGGTCTCGGTGTCACGGTGGATGGCATTGAGCTTGGGTACCAGCAGCCGTTTACATTTCTTCCAGAGCCTTTCGATGGTCTGGGCGTGCTCGCGAACTACACTTATCTGGATTCCGAAGGCGTGTTGATGCAGGGCGGAGTGGAGCGCTATCTCCCATTGCTCCAGCAATCGAAGCATTCCTACAACATCGTCGGATATTATGAGCGCGACGGGGTCTCCCTCCGGGCGGCATATAATTGGCGTGATGCCTTTCTCATCAGGCCGATCGACAGAGGAAACGATCAGGTGTTCCGGGATGAAGAGGCATATCTCGACCTGTTCGCAAGTTACGACATATCGGATCACGTAACTCTGACCTTCGAGGCATTGAACGTCACCGACACCGATGTGTACGAGTACGCGGATATCAAGGACCGTTTCACCTATTTCGAAGCAACGGGACCTCGTTTCTTTGCCGGGGTCACGTTCCGCTTCTGA
- a CDS encoding FecR domain-containing protein, whose protein sequence is MTDDIDMLAPPVADGSLPPAEIAAEWIAYLNSGLATDADFAQLEAWLAQSPDHKAAFRKMADVWGGVALPAMQAELDGLEAENQADTRRGAEIHVLRPVRRWVTGAAIAASFVFAGLVGIWTLQPPAATEFHYTTSVGQSRTVQLADGSEVTLGGASTLSGRFTRKARNVTLDRGRAYFDVTHDEARPFEVAAHTARVRVVGTAFDVLHRPDDILISVARGQVDVRAGEDVDSGPAVRLEKSMQVSASHTGEISEPVAFDTDALSWREGQLAYVDARLIDVISEINRYRTRKITLSDPALHELRVSFSVPSGQTDALLTGLEATLPVQVIRSTTGYEIIPTSNE, encoded by the coding sequence ATGACCGATGACATCGACATGCTCGCTCCCCCGGTAGCGGATGGCTCCCTGCCACCTGCGGAGATTGCAGCGGAATGGATCGCCTATCTGAATTCCGGCCTCGCGACCGATGCGGATTTCGCTCAGCTGGAGGCGTGGTTGGCGCAGTCGCCGGACCACAAGGCCGCCTTCCGGAAGATGGCCGACGTCTGGGGCGGCGTGGCGCTTCCGGCGATGCAGGCAGAACTTGATGGCCTTGAAGCGGAAAACCAGGCAGATACGCGTCGCGGCGCGGAAATTCACGTTCTGCGGCCGGTCCGGCGCTGGGTAACTGGCGCCGCGATTGCGGCCAGCTTCGTGTTTGCCGGGCTTGTCGGAATCTGGACCCTGCAGCCACCCGCCGCGACGGAATTCCACTATACGACGTCTGTCGGGCAAAGCCGCACCGTCCAGCTCGCTGACGGGTCCGAGGTCACGCTGGGCGGGGCCAGCACGCTGAGCGGGCGGTTTACCCGGAAGGCTCGCAATGTGACCTTGGATCGCGGACGTGCCTATTTCGATGTGACCCATGATGAGGCGCGCCCCTTCGAAGTCGCTGCGCATACTGCCAGGGTTCGCGTCGTGGGAACAGCGTTTGACGTCCTGCACCGTCCCGACGACATCCTGATCTCTGTAGCACGGGGACAGGTGGACGTGCGCGCGGGCGAGGACGTTGACAGCGGTCCGGCCGTTCGGCTGGAAAAATCCATGCAGGTAAGTGCCTCGCACACCGGTGAGATATCGGAACCGGTGGCATTTGATACGGATGCCCTGTCTTGGCGGGAGGGGCAGTTGGCTTATGTCGATGCGCGCCTGATCGACGTGATTTCGGAGATCAATCGCTATCGGACGCGCAAGATTACCCTGTCTGATCCGGCTCTCCACGAGTTGCGGGTGAGCTTCAGTGTGCCTTCCGGGCAGACCGATGCGCTATTGACCGGACTGGAGGCAACCCTGCCGGTTCAAGTCATCCGGTCAACCACAGGGTACGAGATTATCCCCACGTCAAACGAGTAG
- a CDS encoding RNA polymerase sigma factor: MAKSGAGVGVSELGPGDSRRNSQRPLAGTLLDRLYRDHSVSLVAWLRRRFGEGPPEPEDIAQAAFTKFSSLDSVEDIQNHRAFLFTIASNLAVSAIRSNVRARAFLDAEMAESANGTENITPLRVYEAKEDVARLNKLFEKLTARQKEIVVRSRLLGQTYTQIKADKGWSLGTIASDMKAALLVLAEVNEDEGGGSR; this comes from the coding sequence GTGGCGAAATCAGGAGCGGGTGTCGGCGTGTCCGAACTGGGGCCGGGCGATTCCCGGCGGAATTCACAGCGGCCTCTTGCGGGGACACTGCTGGACCGGCTCTACCGGGACCACTCGGTGTCGCTGGTCGCCTGGTTGCGCCGCCGGTTCGGTGAAGGTCCTCCGGAGCCCGAAGACATTGCGCAGGCGGCTTTCACGAAGTTTTCAAGCCTTGATTCCGTGGAAGACATTCAGAACCATCGTGCGTTTCTGTTCACGATTGCGTCGAACTTGGCGGTATCGGCCATTCGGTCGAATGTTCGTGCAAGAGCATTTCTTGACGCGGAAATGGCAGAATCTGCAAATGGAACTGAAAATATTACACCCCTGCGCGTCTATGAAGCGAAGGAAGATGTTGCGCGCCTCAATAAGCTCTTTGAAAAGCTGACCGCGCGACAGAAGGAGATCGTGGTGCGCAGCCGGCTGCTCGGACAGACATATACCCAGATCAAGGCCGACAAGGGGTGGAGTCTCGGGACGATTGCATCGGACATGAAAGCTGCGCTGCTCGTGCTGGCTGAAGTGAATGAGGATGAGGGAGGTGGATCCCGATGA